One genomic window of uncultured delta proteobacterium includes the following:
- a CDS encoding conserved hypothetical protein (Evidence 4 : Homologs of previously reported genes of unknown function), with translation MTYELAYGKGKLTFTLPDGVKPTIIVPGEKTGLADPLAAAYAAVANPSGTKPLVDMLREAKPKTVVVVVNDITRPTPYTIMLPPLLKAFADAGIEDGQVTFLVATGIHDVHTEQENRDIYGDDIVDRFRVISHDAFAKDTHVFMGKFKSGYDFYVNKLAKEADFLITLGVVMPHYFAGYSGGRKSILPGLAGKDTVEKNHARMVELMDNLPPIDQNPVSLEMIEAARQVGVKFILNVVVNDRQEVVSIHAGDLEKAWRSAVDVSSSMFEVPFDKQVDICVTCASGHPRDINAYQTQKALDHADRITKKGGTIILAAQCPTGYGEHVFEEWMNRDWAPVKIMDEVKKNFVMGGHKAYGFAKVAAEKEYWLISDFCEKDTKALFALKAKTLQEAVDAAAKKHGPNATWVYMPAGSVSLPVPRK, from the coding sequence ATGACCTATGAACTCGCATACGGCAAAGGCAAACTGACCTTCACCCTGCCGGACGGAGTGAAACCCACAATCATCGTGCCCGGCGAAAAAACGGGCCTGGCCGACCCCCTGGCGGCCGCCTACGCCGCCGTGGCCAACCCCTCGGGCACAAAACCCCTGGTGGACATGCTGCGCGAGGCCAAGCCCAAGACCGTCGTGGTGGTGGTCAACGACATCACGCGGCCCACCCCGTATACGATCATGCTGCCGCCGTTGCTCAAAGCGTTCGCCGACGCCGGCATCGAAGACGGGCAGGTGACCTTTCTCGTGGCCACGGGCATTCACGACGTGCATACCGAGCAGGAAAACCGCGACATCTACGGTGACGACATCGTGGACCGGTTCCGCGTCATCAGCCACGACGCCTTTGCCAAGGATACCCACGTGTTCATGGGCAAATTCAAATCCGGCTACGATTTTTACGTCAACAAACTGGCCAAGGAAGCGGACTTCCTCATCACCCTCGGGGTGGTCATGCCGCACTATTTCGCGGGCTATTCCGGGGGCCGCAAGTCCATTCTGCCGGGCCTCGCGGGTAAAGACACCGTGGAAAAGAACCACGCCCGCATGGTGGAACTCATGGACAACCTGCCGCCCATCGACCAGAACCCGGTCAGCCTGGAAATGATCGAGGCCGCCCGCCAGGTGGGGGTCAAGTTCATCCTCAACGTGGTGGTCAACGACCGCCAGGAAGTGGTGAGCATCCACGCCGGAGACCTGGAAAAAGCCTGGCGGTCCGCGGTGGACGTCTCCTCCTCCATGTTCGAGGTTCCCTTCGACAAACAGGTGGACATCTGCGTGACCTGCGCTTCGGGCCACCCGCGCGACATCAACGCCTACCAGACGCAAAAGGCGCTGGACCACGCCGACCGCATCACCAAGAAGGGCGGCACCATCATCCTGGCCGCCCAGTGCCCCACCGGGTACGGCGAGCACGTGTTCGAGGAATGGATGAACCGGGACTGGGCGCCCGTGAAAATCATGGACGAGGTCAAAAAGAACTTCGTCATGGGCGGGCATAAAGCCTACGGATTCGCCAAGGTCGCCGCGGAAAAGGAATACTGGCTGATTTCCGACTTCTGCGAAAAGGATACCAAAGCCCTTTTCGCCCTGAAAGCGAAAACCTTGCAGGAAGCCGTGGACGCGGCCGCCAAAAAGCACGGGCCGAACGCGACCTGGGTGTATATGCCGGCGGGCAGCGTTTCGCTGCCGGTGCCGAGAAAATAG
- the yeaE gene encoding putative oxidoreductase (Evidence 3 : Function proposed based on presence of conserved amino acid motif, structural feature or limited homology; Product type pe : putative enzyme), with amino-acid sequence MRTVTLPGGTKVPALGQGTWYMGESASKRAGEITALQTGIDLGMTLIDTAEMYGSGRSEELVGEALAGRRDQVFLVSKVLPSNASRQGTKKACERSLKRLRTDVIDLYLLHWQGSYPFEDTIASMLELQREGKIRHWGVSNMDVAEMEEIVSIPKGNTCATNQILYNLSRRGVEYDLLPWCKEHSIPVMAYSPIEQSRILNDRTLVAVAKRHNATPAQAALAWVLRNPAVIAIPKAGNPAHARENAAAIDLVLTPQDLAEFDAVFRAPTRKMHLEML; translated from the coding sequence ATGCGTACCGTCACCCTTCCCGGCGGGACAAAGGTTCCCGCGCTGGGCCAAGGCACCTGGTATATGGGCGAATCCGCATCGAAGCGGGCGGGTGAGATAACCGCGCTGCAAACGGGCATCGACCTTGGCATGACCCTTATCGACACGGCGGAGATGTACGGTTCCGGCCGGTCCGAGGAACTTGTGGGCGAGGCCCTTGCCGGGCGGCGGGACCAGGTGTTTCTGGTCAGCAAGGTGCTGCCGTCCAACGCGTCCCGCCAGGGCACCAAAAAGGCGTGCGAGCGGAGCCTCAAACGGCTGCGCACGGATGTCATCGACCTGTACCTGCTGCACTGGCAGGGGAGTTATCCCTTCGAGGACACCATCGCGAGCATGCTGGAGCTGCAACGGGAGGGCAAAATCCGCCATTGGGGCGTCTCCAACATGGACGTGGCAGAGATGGAGGAAATCGTCTCCATCCCCAAGGGCAATACCTGCGCCACCAACCAGATTTTGTACAACCTCTCGCGCCGGGGCGTTGAGTACGATCTCCTGCCCTGGTGCAAGGAGCATTCGATCCCGGTCATGGCCTATTCGCCCATTGAGCAGAGCCGTATCCTTAACGACAGGACCCTCGTTGCCGTGGCCAAACGGCATAACGCCACCCCGGCCCAGGCGGCGCTGGCCTGGGTTTTGCGCAATCCCGCCGTCATCGCCATCCCCAAGGCCGGAAACCCGGCCCATGCGCGGGAAAACGCGGCCGCAATCGACCTCGTTCTGACGCCCCAGGACCTGGCCGAGTTTGACGCGGTTTTCCGCGCGCCGACCCGGAAGATGCACCTGGAAATGCTGTAA
- a CDS encoding Histone family protein DNA-binding protein, translated as MSDKTLTKAEIVDAIYEKTDRNRGEVKKIVETLLRIMKDAIKKDEALLVSGFGKFEAYGKKARRGRNPHTDESITLPPRKVVVFRLSRKFRSELNPDE; from the coding sequence ATGTCTGATAAAACCCTGACCAAAGCTGAAATCGTCGACGCCATTTATGAAAAAACCGACCGTAACCGCGGGGAAGTCAAAAAGATCGTGGAAACGCTGCTTCGTATCATGAAAGACGCCATCAAAAAAGACGAAGCGCTCCTTGTCAGCGGGTTCGGCAAATTTGAGGCGTACGGCAAAAAAGCGCGGCGCGGGCGCAACCCGCACACGGACGAGAGCATTACCCTGCCGCCGCGCAAGGTTGTGGTGTTCCGCCTGTCCCGCAAGTTCCGCTCGGAATTGAACCCCGACGAGTAA
- the hit gene encoding Protein hit: MHPVSDSCIFCRIVKGELPSTRIYEDNDILAFLDINPVSSGHTLVIPKGHYATLLDVPDELGAKIVPALSRIGRAIMTTVKAEGFNCLQNNFTASGQIVFHSHWHIIPRFEGDGLRHWPHKASADPAALQAVAEAIRAAF, translated from the coding sequence ATGCACCCTGTATCCGACTCCTGTATTTTCTGCCGCATTGTAAAGGGCGAACTGCCCAGCACGCGGATTTACGAAGATAACGACATTCTGGCGTTCCTTGATATCAATCCGGTTTCTTCCGGGCACACGCTGGTTATCCCCAAGGGGCATTACGCGACCCTCCTGGACGTGCCGGACGAACTCGGCGCAAAGATCGTGCCCGCCTTGTCGCGCATTGGCAGAGCCATCATGACCACGGTTAAGGCGGAGGGCTTCAATTGCCTGCAGAACAATTTTACCGCTTCAGGCCAGATCGTGTTTCACTCGCATTGGCACATTATCCCGCGTTTTGAGGGGGATGGCTTGCGGCACTGGCCCCATAAGGCGAGCGCCGACCCGGCGGCGTTGCAGGCTGTCGCGGAAGCCATCCGGGCGGCGTTCTGA
- a CDS encoding Radical SAM domain protein: MDSLIFPAPEADRAAIRVQPVFIPFQGCPARCVFCAQTLQTGEKPRAVREVLAELAAGLDRALAEGRPARELAFYGGTFTALPEEDQFSCLALAAAYRKKGMITKVRASTRPDFLDPALLAALRDAGLDMLELGVQSFSSAALAASKRGYDGETAAMGCEAVRQSGLQLGIQLMPGMPGMRETDFRNDLALTLRQKPAAVRLYPCLVLAGTDLAALFERGAFAPWPLEAVIPLLADAQLAFWRADIPVIRIGLAAQDGLDDGGILAGPAHPALGSVVRSAALFRYIDEETARLGRPLAGLALPRRFQGEFWGHKGAMKEQYAALGLTGANVVWHEVAYFEARA, encoded by the coding sequence ATGGACTCCCTCATTTTCCCCGCTCCCGAAGCGGACCGGGCGGCCATCCGGGTGCAGCCGGTCTTTATTCCCTTCCAGGGCTGCCCGGCACGGTGCGTGTTCTGCGCCCAGACACTCCAGACGGGGGAAAAACCCCGCGCCGTCCGGGAGGTCCTCGCGGAGCTTGCCGCCGGGCTTGACCGCGCTTTGGCCGAAGGCCGCCCCGCCCGGGAACTGGCGTTTTACGGCGGCACCTTCACCGCGCTTCCGGAAGAGGATCAGTTTTCCTGTCTCGCGCTTGCCGCCGCGTACCGGAAAAAAGGCATGATAACCAAGGTCCGCGCCTCCACCAGGCCGGATTTTCTTGACCCGGCGCTTCTCGCTGCGTTGCGCGACGCGGGCCTGGACATGCTCGAACTGGGCGTGCAGAGTTTTTCCAGCGCGGCTCTTGCCGCCTCCAAACGCGGCTATGATGGAGAAACCGCCGCCATGGGCTGCGAAGCGGTCAGGCAAAGCGGGCTGCAACTGGGCATCCAGCTCATGCCCGGCATGCCCGGCATGCGGGAAACGGACTTCCGGAACGATCTTGCCCTGACCCTGCGGCAAAAACCCGCCGCCGTGCGCCTTTACCCCTGCCTTGTGCTCGCCGGGACGGATCTTGCCGCCCTGTTCGAACGCGGCGCGTTCGCGCCCTGGCCGCTCGAAGCCGTCATTCCGCTCCTGGCGGACGCGCAGCTGGCTTTCTGGCGGGCGGATATCCCGGTCATCCGCATCGGCCTCGCCGCCCAGGACGGGCTCGACGACGGCGGCATTCTCGCCGGTCCCGCCCATCCGGCGCTGGGGTCCGTGGTGCGATCCGCCGCTCTCTTCCGGTATATCGATGAAGAAACCGCCCGCCTGGGCCGCCCCTTGGCGGGTCTTGCCCTGCCCCGCCGGTTCCAGGGCGAATTCTGGGGACACAAGGGCGCGATGAAGGAACAGTACGCCGCGCTCGGCCTGACCGGTGCGAACGTGGTATGGCATGAGGTGGCGTATTTCGAGGCGCGCGCATAG
- a CDS encoding RNA modification enzyme, MiaB family, with amino-acid sequence MVRDVNDDTFFLVTLGCKVNQYESQALREAWAARGLIAAESAKDAATVCISTCAVTAGAVADGRAAVRRVHRENPDAAIIVTGCAAQVMPGEFQKLPGVTRVVPQQNKMTLLRYGEDASCEREGFCGASGGVQGSEGGGPQRDTETPPYPPFTITEYDRSRAIVKVQDGCSHRCTYCIVPLTRGTSRSRLPEATLDEAKRLLKAGFRELVLNGINLAQYGRDFAHEHDFWDLVAFLEAELAPEWAGCARIRLSSLEPGQLGPKALDVLGRSLLVAPHLHLSLQSGAKNVLRRMGRGHYDPDILHGFCAALGEKLPRFGLGADILTGFPGETEEDAATTEAFCAALPFSYAHVFPYSRRPGTPAAAWRDQVDSGVKKERAARLRAIFDAKSRRFLEDSLALPVVRVACEVSGEGAARTFSGVDECYVECRFMKGHEPDASRSRSLVAAKPEAAGDGWLWVKSLE; translated from the coding sequence GTGGTGAGAGACGTGAACGACGATACCTTTTTCCTTGTCACCCTGGGGTGCAAGGTCAACCAGTATGAAAGCCAGGCGTTGCGGGAGGCATGGGCCGCGCGCGGTCTGATAGCGGCGGAAAGCGCGAAGGACGCGGCCACGGTCTGCATCAGCACCTGCGCGGTCACGGCCGGCGCCGTGGCGGACGGCAGGGCCGCCGTGCGCCGGGTCCACCGGGAAAACCCGGACGCGGCGATCATCGTCACCGGGTGCGCGGCCCAGGTTATGCCCGGCGAATTCCAAAAACTCCCCGGTGTGACGCGGGTGGTGCCGCAGCAAAACAAGATGACGCTCCTGCGCTATGGGGAAGACGCGTCGTGCGAGCGTGAAGGATTTTGCGGCGCGAGCGGTGGCGTGCAAGGCAGCGAAGGCGGCGGGCCGCAACGCGATACCGAAACGCCCCCGTACCCTCCGTTCACCATCACGGAGTACGACCGGTCCCGCGCCATCGTGAAGGTTCAGGACGGGTGCTCGCACCGCTGCACCTACTGCATCGTGCCGCTGACGCGCGGCACATCGCGCAGCCGCCTGCCGGAAGCGACCCTGGATGAAGCGAAGCGCCTGCTCAAGGCCGGGTTCCGTGAACTGGTGCTCAACGGCATCAACCTGGCCCAGTATGGCCGTGACTTCGCGCATGAGCATGATTTCTGGGATCTCGTCGCGTTTCTGGAAGCGGAACTCGCCCCGGAATGGGCGGGATGCGCGCGCATCCGGCTGAGTTCCCTGGAACCGGGCCAGCTTGGGCCAAAGGCTCTGGATGTCCTGGGGCGCAGCCTTCTGGTGGCGCCGCATCTGCACCTGTCGTTGCAAAGCGGCGCCAAAAACGTGCTCCGCCGCATGGGGCGCGGCCATTACGACCCGGATATCCTGCACGGCTTTTGCGCGGCCCTGGGGGAAAAACTGCCGCGCTTCGGGCTTGGGGCGGACATCCTGACCGGGTTTCCCGGCGAGACGGAAGAGGACGCGGCAACGACCGAAGCCTTTTGCGCCGCGCTTCCTTTCAGCTACGCCCATGTGTTCCCGTATTCGCGCCGTCCGGGCACCCCGGCGGCGGCCTGGCGGGACCAGGTGGACAGCGGGGTGAAAAAAGAGCGGGCCGCGCGGCTGCGGGCCATTTTTGACGCGAAGAGCCGACGCTTTCTGGAAGACAGCCTCGCGCTGCCCGTGGTGCGCGTCGCCTGCGAGGTCTCGGGGGAGGGCGCGGCCAGGACCTTCAGCGGGGTTGATGAATGCTACGTCGAGTGCCGCTTCATGAAAGGCCATGAGCCGGACGCATCCCGGTCCCGTTCCCTTGTGGCCGCAAAGCCGGAGGCTGCCGGCGACGGCTGGCTGTGGGTGAAAAGCCTCGAGTAG
- a CDS encoding NLP/P60 protein, whose product MNRIFRILICLTALVSLAACAPKGVDVTRFGLEDAVVAADLGTFPQDLTVYAERAGKDTALMDPERQGGEDTRFDESFFAAWGGTVSHLPKDEVFEAVKNVDPAKGFAENLRPWGKDRWQELVSNCFMESYGGTPARPAITVGTAQLRRMPTDAPYFLDPGKGGEGFPFDYLQNSALWVGTPVAVIHVSRDRVWAYVQTRLVSGWTRAANLAAVDKAFITAWRSRPMAVLVQDNVELIVMDKKTDAVTGSEPAAVGYIGTILPLANAGSLRVPKSPHVYVNLPLRASDGKAIMATALAPMYGTRKKPLHLTPLNVALVGNAMMGQPYGWGGLFGQRDCSAAMHDLFAPFGVWLPRNSRPQGQMGTRLDVAGLTPDQKEEKIMREGTPFFSLVSMPGHVGLYLGAYPKPGEKETRDVPVMFHNVWGLRIDSGSGADKREGRAVIGKAVVTSLRPGVEHEGISSPAGILDRISGLAILPEPLPGERGGR is encoded by the coding sequence ATGAACCGCATTTTTCGCATTCTGATTTGTCTTACAGCACTGGTCTCCCTGGCCGCGTGCGCCCCCAAGGGGGTGGACGTCACCCGGTTCGGGTTGGAAGACGCGGTTGTCGCGGCGGACCTGGGAACCTTTCCCCAGGATCTGACCGTGTACGCCGAACGCGCGGGCAAGGATACCGCGCTGATGGACCCCGAGCGGCAGGGCGGGGAAGACACCCGGTTTGACGAGAGCTTTTTCGCGGCCTGGGGCGGCACGGTTTCGCACCTGCCCAAGGACGAGGTGTTCGAGGCCGTCAAGAACGTGGACCCGGCCAAAGGGTTTGCGGAGAACTTGCGGCCGTGGGGCAAGGACCGCTGGCAGGAACTGGTGTCCAACTGTTTTATGGAAAGCTACGGCGGCACCCCCGCCCGGCCCGCCATTACCGTGGGCACGGCGCAGCTGCGCAGAATGCCTACGGACGCCCCGTATTTCCTGGACCCAGGCAAGGGCGGCGAAGGGTTCCCCTTTGACTACCTGCAAAACTCCGCGCTCTGGGTGGGCACGCCGGTGGCCGTGATCCACGTTTCCCGCGACCGGGTCTGGGCCTACGTGCAGACCCGCCTCGTTTCCGGCTGGACCCGGGCGGCGAACCTCGCGGCCGTGGACAAGGCCTTTATCACCGCGTGGCGCTCGCGGCCCATGGCCGTGCTGGTGCAGGACAACGTCGAACTGATCGTCATGGATAAGAAAACGGACGCCGTGACCGGGAGCGAACCGGCCGCCGTGGGGTATATCGGAACCATACTGCCGCTTGCGAACGCGGGAAGTTTGCGCGTGCCGAAATCGCCCCACGTGTACGTCAATTTGCCGCTCCGCGCCTCCGACGGCAAGGCAATCATGGCCACGGCCCTTGCGCCCATGTATGGTACCCGGAAAAAGCCCCTGCACCTGACCCCGCTGAACGTGGCCCTGGTGGGCAACGCCATGATGGGTCAGCCTTACGGCTGGGGCGGGCTTTTCGGGCAGCGGGATTGCTCGGCCGCCATGCATGATCTGTTCGCGCCGTTCGGCGTCTGGCTGCCGCGCAACTCCCGGCCCCAGGGACAGATGGGCACGCGCCTCGACGTGGCGGGCCTGACCCCGGACCAGAAGGAAGAGAAGATTATGCGCGAGGGTACCCCGTTCTTCTCCCTGGTCAGCATGCCGGGGCACGTGGGGCTGTACCTCGGCGCGTACCCGAAACCCGGGGAAAAGGAGACGCGCGACGTGCCAGTCATGTTCCACAACGTCTGGGGTTTGCGCATCGACAGCGGCTCGGGAGCGGACAAGCGCGAAGGGCGCGCCGTCATCGGCAAGGCCGTGGTGACGAGCCTCAGGCCCGGCGTGGAGCATGAGGGCATTTCGTCCCCGGCGGGCATCCTTGACCGGATAAGCGGGCTGGCGATTTTGCCCGAGCCGCTTCCGGGAGAACGCGGCGGACGCTGA